In Herbaspirillum sp. WKF16, one genomic interval encodes:
- a CDS encoding sodium:solute symporter family protein, whose translation MNALLWFVVLYWVISVGIGLYATRFVKSSKDYAVAGRSLPMSVVTATVFATWFGSEAVLGVSSTFLKEGLGGIVADPFGSSLCLILVGVFFAKRLYRMNLLTIGDYYKKRYGRAAEMLVTICIVISYLGWVAAQIKALGLVFSVVSGGYIPMHWGMIIGAGSVLIYTLMGGMWAVAITDFLQMIIVVVGMFYIGWEVSGMVGGPAVVIQHAAEAGKFDFWPQANIRDVLWFFAAWITMMLGSIPQQDVFQRVMSSKNETVARNASILGGVIYFCFVFIPIFLAYSATLIDPAMVSRLLETDSQLVLPTLIMEKMPVFAQVMFFGALLSAIKSCASATLLAPSVTFTENVLKEIRPWKSDREFLFSMRAVVLVFTVGVTALALNSQSSIYEMVENAYKVTLVAAFVPLAFGVYWQRATRQGALMAMVLGLLSWITLEYTAPEGFWPPQLAGLLFSIGGMVVGSLMPQVLAPVPPILAGAPEGGARS comes from the coding sequence ATGAATGCTCTCCTCTGGTTCGTCGTCCTCTATTGGGTCATTTCGGTAGGCATCGGCCTGTATGCCACCCGGTTCGTCAAGAGTTCGAAGGACTACGCCGTCGCCGGCCGTTCGCTGCCGATGTCGGTGGTGACGGCAACGGTATTTGCGACCTGGTTCGGTTCGGAGGCGGTGCTGGGCGTGTCCTCCACCTTCCTCAAGGAGGGGCTGGGCGGCATCGTCGCCGACCCCTTCGGTTCTTCGCTGTGCCTGATCCTGGTCGGCGTGTTCTTCGCCAAGCGCCTGTACCGGATGAACCTGCTCACCATCGGCGACTACTACAAGAAGCGCTACGGCCGCGCCGCCGAGATGCTGGTCACGATCTGCATCGTGATCTCCTACCTGGGCTGGGTGGCGGCGCAGATCAAGGCGCTGGGCCTGGTGTTCAGCGTGGTCTCGGGCGGTTACATCCCGATGCACTGGGGCATGATCATCGGCGCCGGCAGCGTGCTGATCTACACACTGATGGGCGGCATGTGGGCGGTGGCCATCACCGACTTCCTGCAGATGATCATCGTGGTGGTCGGCATGTTCTACATCGGTTGGGAAGTCTCCGGCATGGTCGGCGGCCCGGCGGTGGTGATCCAGCACGCGGCCGAGGCCGGCAAGTTCGATTTCTGGCCGCAAGCCAACATCAGGGACGTGCTGTGGTTCTTCGCCGCGTGGATCACCATGATGCTGGGCTCGATCCCGCAGCAGGACGTGTTCCAGCGCGTGATGTCGTCCAAGAACGAGACCGTGGCGCGCAACGCCTCCATCCTGGGCGGCGTGATCTATTTCTGCTTCGTGTTCATCCCCATCTTCCTGGCCTACTCGGCCACGCTGATCGATCCGGCCATGGTGTCGCGCCTGCTGGAGACCGATTCGCAACTGGTGCTGCCCACGCTGATCATGGAGAAGATGCCGGTGTTCGCCCAGGTGATGTTCTTCGGCGCGCTGCTCTCGGCCATCAAGAGCTGCGCCAGCGCCACGCTGCTGGCGCCGTCGGTGACCTTCACCGAAAACGTGTTGAAGGAAATCCGCCCCTGGAAGAGCGACCGCGAGTTCCTGTTCTCGATGCGCGCGGTGGTGCTGGTCTTCACCGTCGGCGTGACCGCGCTGGCATTGAACAGCCAGTCCAGCATCTATGAGATGGTGGAGAACGCCTACAAGGTGACCCTGGTCGCGGCCTTCGTGCCGCTGGCCTTCGGCGTCTATTGGCAGCGCGCCACCCGCCAGGGCGCGCTGATGGCCATGGTGCTCGGACTGTTGTCCTGGATCACGCTGGAGTACACCGCGCCGGAAGGCTTCTGGCCGCCGCAACTGGCGGGCTTGCTGTTCTCCATCGGCGGCATGGTGGTCGGTTCACTGATGCCGCAGGTGCTGGCGCCGGTCCCGCCCATCCTGGCCGGCGCGCCGGAGGGCGGTGCCCGCTCCTGA
- the cyaY gene encoding iron donor protein CyaY has product MTESEFLDLADATLAAIEGVLEKACDEGDLDVECSRSGNVLEIECVNNGAKIIINSQAPMQEMWVAARSGGFHYKYDGQRWRNTRDGSELYAALSDIVSGQSGVQVTLQP; this is encoded by the coding sequence ATGACGGAATCGGAATTCCTGGACCTGGCCGACGCCACGCTGGCCGCCATCGAAGGCGTGCTTGAAAAGGCCTGCGACGAAGGCGACCTGGATGTCGAGTGCAGCCGCAGCGGCAATGTCCTGGAGATCGAATGCGTGAACAACGGCGCCAAGATCATCATCAACAGCCAGGCGCCGATGCAGGAGATGTGGGTGGCGGCGCGCTCGGGCGGCTTCCACTACAAGTACGACGGCCAGCGCTGGCGCAACACCCGCGACGGCTCCGAGCTGTACGCGGCGCTGTCGGACATCGTCAGCGGCCAGAGCGGCGTGCAGGTCACCCTGCAGCCCTGA
- the lysA gene encoding diaminopimelate decarboxylase: MSHFSYRNGVLHAEQVSLQALAAQFGTPLYIYSKAALVENYSAYADACRKAGRADAGALVCYSVKSNSNLAVLNLLGRLGSGFDIVSGGELLRVVAAGGDARKVIFSGVGKGRDEMKLALEHDILCFNVESIPEVARLNEVAGELGKRARISLRVNPNVDAKTHPYISTGLKENKFGVAYEDALNCYRTAAALSNIEVVGIDCHIGSQLLDDSPLLEALDKVIELVDALEAEGIPIHHLDIGGGIGIRYDDEQPVAVGDYLARVFARVDAWRKEKYGGRQIQVMFEPGRSIVGNAGVLLTEVQYLKHGESKNFAIVDAAMNDLMRPAMYEAWHGVQAVRQDAGRAQVYDVVGPVCESGDWLARGRELAIAPGDLLAFASAGAYGMTMASNYNTRGRAAEVLVDGVRAHLIRKRENPSDLFALESIAD; encoded by the coding sequence ATGTCCCATTTTTCCTATCGCAACGGCGTGCTGCACGCTGAACAAGTGTCCCTGCAGGCATTGGCCGCGCAATTCGGCACGCCGCTCTACATCTACTCCAAGGCGGCCCTGGTCGAGAACTACTCGGCCTATGCCGACGCCTGCCGCAAGGCCGGCCGCGCCGACGCCGGCGCGCTGGTGTGCTACTCGGTCAAGTCCAACTCCAACCTGGCGGTGCTGAACCTGCTGGGCCGCCTGGGTTCGGGTTTCGACATCGTCTCCGGCGGCGAGCTGCTGCGGGTGGTGGCCGCCGGCGGCGACGCGCGCAAGGTCATCTTCTCGGGCGTGGGCAAGGGCCGCGACGAGATGAAGCTGGCCCTGGAGCACGACATCCTGTGCTTCAACGTCGAGTCCATCCCCGAGGTGGCGCGCCTCAACGAAGTGGCCGGCGAACTGGGCAAGCGCGCGCGCATCTCTCTGCGCGTGAATCCCAACGTCGACGCCAAGACCCATCCCTACATCTCCACCGGCCTGAAGGAAAACAAGTTCGGCGTGGCCTATGAAGATGCGCTGAACTGCTATCGCACCGCCGCCGCGCTGTCCAACATCGAGGTGGTCGGCATCGACTGCCACATCGGCTCGCAGCTGCTGGACGACTCGCCGCTGCTCGAAGCGCTGGACAAGGTGATCGAGCTGGTCGACGCGTTGGAGGCCGAGGGCATCCCGATCCATCATCTCGACATCGGCGGCGGCATCGGCATCCGCTATGACGACGAGCAGCCGGTCGCCGTGGGCGACTACCTGGCGCGCGTGTTCGCTCGCGTGGACGCCTGGCGCAAGGAAAAGTACGGCGGCCGCCAGATCCAGGTGATGTTCGAGCCGGGCCGCTCCATCGTCGGCAACGCCGGCGTGCTGCTGACCGAAGTGCAATACCTGAAGCACGGCGAGAGCAAGAACTTCGCGATCGTGGATGCTGCCATGAACGACCTGATGCGCCCGGCCATGTACGAAGCCTGGCACGGCGTGCAGGCGGTCAGGCAAGACGCCGGCCGCGCCCAGGTCTACGACGTGGTCGGCCCGGTCTGCGAATCGGGCGACTGGCTGGCGCGCGGACGCGAACTGGCCATCGCGCCGGGCGACCTGCTGGCGTTCGCCTCGGCCGGCGCCTATGGCATGACCATGGCTTCCAACTACAACACCCGCGGCCGCGCCGCCGAGGTATTGGTGGACGGCGTGCGTGCACATCTGATCCGCAAGCGTGAGAATCCGTCCGACCTGTTTGCGCTGGAAAGCATCGCCGACTGA
- a CDS encoding phage tail protein: MQVLHRKGEDCEQRQASPDAGSAALAPPVPEENIIADDELEIRASHITAAAVAAASVTAAVVTEAAAAAADALREPLPAQDALPAALPLPDVQRQPQPELQPRARSAGFTDAAHEVSGSPRAAWPVSLLTLAAIGLALWWSAQWPWPQRALKPMVRELPSLRKPVAPPPAVPAPAAAVAAADAEPAPLRDEIAILQQEAEDRAQLLAQKRAATEARHRREDAALALREQRRSQAEAQLAAARAKAERAQAAALPQPEVVEVAPAPSLAEQVQQCRALSLFSRESCLWKLCNGQWGKNGCPSYEQNSGGA, encoded by the coding sequence ATGCAGGTCCTGCATCGCAAAGGGGAAGATTGCGAACAACGCCAGGCGTCGCCCGATGCCGGTTCCGCCGCGCTTGCGCCCCCCGTTCCTGAAGAAAACATCATCGCCGACGACGAGCTTGAAATACGCGCGTCGCACATCACCGCCGCCGCCGTGGCCGCGGCCTCGGTCACCGCGGCCGTAGTCACCGAAGCGGCCGCCGCAGCCGCCGACGCGCTGCGTGAACCGCTCCCCGCCCAGGATGCCTTGCCGGCCGCATTGCCGTTGCCTGACGTGCAACGGCAGCCGCAGCCGGAACTCCAGCCGCGCGCCCGCAGCGCCGGATTCACCGACGCCGCCCACGAGGTCAGCGGATCGCCGCGCGCCGCCTGGCCGGTCTCGCTGCTGACGCTGGCGGCCATCGGCCTGGCCCTGTGGTGGAGCGCGCAATGGCCGTGGCCGCAGCGCGCGCTCAAGCCCATGGTGCGCGAACTGCCCTCCTTGAGGAAACCTGTCGCGCCGCCGCCGGCCGTACCTGCTCCCGCTGCCGCAGTGGCCGCGGCCGATGCCGAGCCGGCGCCGCTGCGCGACGAGATCGCCATCCTGCAGCAGGAGGCCGAAGACCGGGCGCAGCTGCTGGCGCAAAAGCGCGCCGCGACCGAAGCGCGCCATCGCCGCGAAGACGCCGCCCTGGCCTTGCGCGAGCAGCGCCGCAGCCAAGCCGAGGCGCAACTGGCCGCCGCGCGCGCCAAGGCCGAACGCGCCCAGGCCGCGGCGCTGCCGCAGCCCGAGGTGGTGGAGGTGGCGCCGGCGCCCTCCCTGGCCGAGCAGGTCCAGCAATGCCGCGCGCTGTCGCTGTTCTCCCGCGAATCGTGCCTGTGGAAACTGTGCAATGGGCAATGGGGCAAGAACGGTTGCCCGTCCTACGAGCAAAACAGCGGCGGCGCCTGA
- the lptM gene encoding LPS translocon maturation chaperone LptM — MKSHISPARLAVLLATAAPLLMLAGCGQKGPLYMPRVPPDPLAQTAPKPATSKSDAAGVAASDAGATQSKPAAGDK; from the coding sequence GTGAAGTCACATATTTCTCCCGCCCGCCTCGCCGTTCTCCTGGCCACCGCCGCGCCGCTGTTGATGCTGGCCGGTTGCGGCCAGAAGGGGCCGCTCTACATGCCCAGGGTCCCTCCCGATCCGCTGGCGCAGACCGCGCCCAAACCGGCGACGTCCAAATCCGACGCCGCCGGCGTTGCCGCATCCGATGCGGGAGCAACCCAGTCCAAACCGGCCGCCGGCGACAAATAA
- the hslU gene encoding ATP-dependent protease ATPase subunit HslU: protein MNMTPKEIVSELDKHVVGQGRAKRAVAIALRNRWRRQQIDEPLRHEITPKNILMIGPTGVGKTEIARRLARLADAPFIKIEATKFTEVGYVGRDVDTIIRDLIDIGIKQTREVETRKVRARAEDAAEDRILDVLLPPARDFGFTPDNGGNAVAGEKDDKNTTRQTLRKRLREGALDDREIELELAEGAASMDIMAPPGMEEMTEQIKSMFSGLGNQRKKARKVKIKEAMKLLIEEEAGKLVNEEELKQKAIANVEQNGIVFLDEIDKIATRSQNGGADVSRAGVQRDLLPLVEGTTVNTKYGMIKTDHILFIASGAFHLAKPSDLIPELQGRFPIRVELDSLSIADFERILTGTDACLTKQYEALLATEGVKIEFADSGIKRLAEISYSVNEKTENIGARRLYTVMEKLLEEISFTAGEAGADNALVIDDAYVNLRLGELAVNEDLSRYVL from the coding sequence ATGAACATGACCCCCAAAGAGATCGTCTCGGAACTCGACAAGCACGTCGTCGGCCAGGGCCGCGCCAAGCGCGCGGTGGCCATCGCGCTGCGCAACCGCTGGCGCCGCCAGCAGATCGACGAGCCGCTGCGCCATGAGATCACGCCCAAGAACATCCTCATGATCGGCCCCACCGGCGTGGGCAAGACCGAGATCGCTCGCCGCCTGGCCAGGCTGGCCGACGCGCCCTTCATCAAGATCGAGGCGACCAAGTTCACCGAGGTCGGCTATGTCGGCCGCGATGTCGACACCATCATCCGCGACCTGATCGACATCGGCATCAAGCAGACCCGCGAGGTGGAAACGCGCAAGGTGCGCGCCCGCGCCGAGGACGCGGCGGAAGACCGCATCCTCGACGTGCTGCTGCCGCCGGCGCGCGATTTCGGCTTTACGCCCGACAACGGCGGCAACGCCGTCGCCGGCGAGAAGGACGACAAGAACACCACCCGCCAGACCTTGCGCAAGCGCCTGCGCGAGGGCGCGCTGGACGATCGCGAGATCGAGCTGGAGCTGGCCGAAGGCGCGGCGTCGATGGACATCATGGCGCCGCCGGGCATGGAAGAAATGACCGAGCAGATCAAGTCCATGTTCTCGGGCCTGGGCAACCAGCGCAAGAAGGCGCGCAAGGTAAAGATCAAGGAAGCGATGAAGCTGCTGATCGAGGAAGAGGCCGGCAAGCTGGTCAACGAGGAAGAGCTCAAGCAAAAGGCGATCGCCAACGTCGAGCAGAACGGCATCGTGTTCCTCGACGAGATCGACAAGATCGCCACGCGTTCGCAGAACGGCGGCGCCGACGTCTCGCGCGCCGGTGTGCAGCGCGACCTGCTGCCGCTGGTGGAGGGCACGACCGTCAATACCAAGTACGGCATGATCAAGACCGACCACATCCTGTTCATCGCCTCGGGCGCGTTCCACCTGGCCAAGCCGTCCGACCTGATCCCCGAGCTGCAGGGCCGCTTCCCGATCCGGGTCGAGCTGGACTCGCTGTCGATCGCCGACTTCGAGCGCATCCTGACCGGCACCGACGCCTGCCTGACCAAGCAGTACGAGGCCCTGCTGGCGACCGAAGGCGTGAAGATCGAGTTCGCCGACAGCGGCATCAAGCGCCTGGCGGAGATCTCCTACTCGGTCAACGAGAAGACCGAGAACATCGGCGCGCGCCGCCTGTACACGGTGATGGAGAAGCTGCTGGAAGAGATCTCCTTCACCGCCGGCGAGGCCGGCGCGGACAACGCGCTGGTGATCGACGACGCCTACGTGAACCTGCGCCTGGGCGAGCTGGCGGTCAATGAGGACCTGTCGCGCTACGTGCTGTAA
- the hslV gene encoding ATP-dependent protease subunit HslV, giving the protein MEQFHGTTILSVRRGNQVALGGDGQVTLGNIVMKGTARKVRKLYHGKVLVGFAGGTADAFTLLDLFEAKLEKHQGNLMRASVELAKDWRTDRMLRRLEAMLLCADKDVTLVITGNGDVLEPNDGIGAIGSGGSYAQSAAKALQENTDLSPAEVVKKSLTIAGELCIYTNLNHIIETLE; this is encoded by the coding sequence ATGGAACAATTTCACGGCACCACCATCCTTTCCGTCCGTCGCGGCAACCAGGTCGCGCTGGGCGGCGACGGTCAGGTGACGCTCGGCAATATCGTCATGAAGGGCACCGCGCGCAAGGTGCGCAAGCTCTACCACGGCAAGGTCCTAGTCGGTTTCGCCGGCGGCACCGCGGATGCCTTCACGCTGCTCGACCTGTTCGAGGCCAAGCTGGAGAAGCACCAGGGCAACCTGATGCGCGCCTCCGTCGAGCTGGCCAAGGACTGGCGCACCGACCGCATGCTGCGCCGCCTGGAGGCGATGCTGCTGTGCGCCGACAAGGACGTCACCCTGGTCATCACCGGCAACGGCGACGTGCTGGAGCCCAACGACGGCATCGGCGCCATCGGCTCGGGCGGCAGCTACGCGCAGTCGGCCGCCAAGGCCCTGCAGGAGAACACCGACCTGTCGCCCGCCGAGGTCGTCAAGAAATCGCTGACCATCGCCGGCGAGCTGTGCATCTACACCAACCTGAACCACATCATCGAGACGCTGGAGTAA
- the gspG gene encoding type II secretion system major pseudopilin GspG: protein MRRSLLPSRRHPAFLFLQRGLARLRWIIVLAALAVIAALGLPQLVARISHDHSPQTRAVETDLRAIAAGLEQYRRDNGRYPSTQQGLQALVIKPARGPAANNWQTGGYVERLPRDAWGNSYQYGADEDGGSFQLFSFGEAGPDGGEDDPHAIRLH, encoded by the coding sequence ATGCGCCGTTCCCTCTTGCCCTCCAGGCGTCACCCCGCCTTCCTGTTCCTGCAACGCGGCTTGGCGCGCCTGCGCTGGATCATCGTGCTGGCGGCGCTGGCGGTGATCGCCGCGCTCGGCCTGCCGCAGCTGGTTGCGCGCATCAGCCACGATCACAGCCCGCAGACCCGCGCCGTCGAAACCGACCTGCGCGCCATCGCCGCGGGCCTGGAGCAATACCGCCGCGACAACGGCCGCTATCCCAGCACCCAGCAGGGATTGCAGGCGCTGGTGATCAAGCCGGCGCGCGGCCCGGCCGCCAATAACTGGCAGACCGGCGGCTACGTCGAGCGCCTGCCGCGCGACGCCTGGGGCAACAGCTACCAGTACGGCGCCGATGAAGACGGCGGCAGCTTCCAGCTGTTCTCGTTCGGCGAAGCCGGCCCCGACGGCGGCGAAGACGATCCACACGCGATTCGCCTGCACTAA
- the otsB gene encoding trehalose-phosphatase translates to MTEQTRHYDFAADALFLDFDGTLVELAPQPEDVVVPPELITLLQRLHQESDGALAIVSGRPLDQLDFFLAPLRLPMAGVHGAERRTADGRIIALPVADVHHLRERLLPLVTAHPGLQLELKRGALALHYRHAPQLEQRCVETMMEALKHEPGFSMLHGKMVVEAKPHVNKGDAIAAFLREAPFQGRRPVFIGDDVTDEAGFAVAQSESMKGLGIKVGAGPSQARARVADPASVLALLRQALDAGLAGRRPREQAAG, encoded by the coding sequence ATGACTGAGCAAACTCGACATTACGATTTTGCTGCCGATGCGTTATTTCTGGACTTCGACGGCACCCTGGTCGAACTCGCGCCACAACCCGAAGACGTGGTGGTGCCGCCGGAACTGATCACGCTCCTGCAGCGCTTGCACCAGGAGTCGGACGGCGCGCTGGCCATCGTCAGCGGCCGCCCCCTGGATCAGCTCGATTTCTTCCTGGCGCCGCTGCGCCTGCCGATGGCGGGCGTGCACGGCGCCGAGCGGCGCACCGCTGACGGCCGCATCATCGCGCTGCCGGTGGCTGACGTGCATCACCTGCGCGAACGCCTGTTGCCGCTGGTCACCGCCCATCCCGGATTGCAGCTGGAACTCAAGCGCGGCGCGCTGGCGCTGCACTACCGCCATGCGCCCCAGCTCGAACAGCGCTGCGTCGAGACCATGATGGAGGCCCTCAAGCACGAGCCGGGTTTCTCCATGCTGCACGGAAAGATGGTGGTCGAGGCCAAGCCCCACGTGAACAAGGGCGACGCCATCGCCGCCTTCCTGAGGGAGGCGCCGTTCCAGGGCCGCCGGCCGGTCTTCATCGGCGACGACGTCACCGACGAGGCCGGCTTCGCCGTGGCGCAGTCCGAGTCCATGAAAGGGCTCGGCATCAAGGTCGGCGCCGGCCCCAGCCAGGCCCGTGCGCGCGTGGCCGATCCGGCCTCGGTGCTGGCGCTGCTGCGCCAGGCGCTGGACGCCGGATTGGCCGGCCGCCGCCCGCGGGAGCAAGCCGCCGGCTAG
- a CDS encoding TonB-dependent receptor, with the protein MKFRLKPLSLAVIAAFSVSPAAVSPVFAQSTDNLPQVQVSGSRANDSYVAPTAVSGTKSEAPLRDIPQTINVVPAQVIKDQNATSIQDVLKNVPGLGLSTGDGQRDQVFIRGFTAIGDQFVDGFRDDALYFRDLSNVESLEVIKGPAAVLYGRGSSGGLINRVTKKPGIDVSDVSFTANSTAGRRAELDLGRGAGDGVVSWRLTGAVERGDGFRAQQFIDRTAIAPSIELRFSADTKLLLQADYLEDRRVMDFGIPAYRGRPVNVDPGTYYGARNAREADFVQSRVASTTATFTHRFNDEFSFRNGLRYYDYHLNRNSTNISGRVNEVAGTMALLHGSLARDENGWFNQSELTQKLRLGETKHEILYGVEFGRQSKNSLQASALASNTVSIFNPVLPQINPAQVLTSNYTVGSYDTFGAYLQDTVAFSEQWKALLGVRYDSFRQKANGANINVNNGVVTPFNLARTDTAYSPRAGLVWQPTETQSYYLSWSKSFQPSGENFALAASNADLAPENTRNTEVGAKYDFWDNRASATVSVFRLERDNIKTTDPTTNRVVPVGKQRTDGIELTFNADLKQGWKVVAGYAYLDAKITDSIAVDGTTNVPGTAGTQLNVPIQGKNATLTPKHSANLWVTKDLGSGFTVGSGANAVAARAANPGNTVLLPGYVTADAMAAYRTAKYELQFNVNNIFNTGYIISGHGSSPNLSLPGAPRSFALTLRYHM; encoded by the coding sequence ATGAAGTTCCGCCTCAAGCCGCTCAGCCTGGCTGTGATCGCCGCCTTTTCCGTTTCCCCCGCCGCCGTTTCTCCGGTCTTCGCTCAAAGCACTGACAACCTGCCCCAGGTCCAGGTCAGCGGCTCGCGCGCCAATGACAGCTACGTCGCCCCGACCGCGGTGTCCGGCACCAAGAGCGAAGCGCCGCTGCGCGACATCCCGCAGACCATCAACGTGGTGCCGGCGCAGGTCATCAAGGACCAGAACGCCACCTCGATCCAGGACGTGCTCAAGAACGTGCCCGGCCTGGGCCTGTCGACCGGCGACGGCCAGCGCGACCAGGTCTTCATCCGTGGCTTCACCGCCATCGGCGACCAGTTCGTGGACGGCTTCCGCGACGACGCGCTGTATTTCCGCGACCTCTCCAATGTCGAATCGCTGGAAGTGATCAAGGGCCCTGCCGCCGTGCTGTACGGCCGCGGCTCCTCGGGCGGCCTGATCAACCGCGTGACCAAGAAGCCGGGCATCGACGTCTCCGACGTCAGCTTCACCGCCAACAGCACCGCCGGCCGCCGCGCCGAGCTGGACCTGGGCCGCGGCGCCGGCGACGGCGTGGTGTCGTGGCGCCTGACCGGCGCGGTGGAGCGCGGCGACGGCTTCCGCGCCCAGCAATTCATCGACCGCACCGCCATCGCTCCCTCGATCGAGCTGCGCTTCTCTGCGGACACCAAGCTGCTGTTGCAGGCCGATTACCTGGAAGACCGCCGCGTGATGGACTTCGGCATCCCGGCCTATCGCGGCCGTCCGGTGAACGTGGACCCGGGCACCTACTACGGCGCCCGCAATGCGCGCGAGGCTGACTTCGTGCAGTCGCGCGTAGCCTCGACTACTGCCACTTTCACGCATCGCTTCAACGATGAATTCTCGTTCCGTAACGGCTTGCGCTATTACGACTATCACCTGAACCGCAATAGCACCAATATCAGCGGCCGAGTCAATGAAGTGGCCGGCACGATGGCGCTGCTGCACGGCTCGCTAGCCCGCGATGAGAACGGCTGGTTCAACCAATCCGAGCTGACACAAAAACTGCGTCTGGGCGAAACCAAACACGAGATTCTGTACGGCGTCGAATTCGGCCGCCAGAGCAAGAATTCGCTGCAAGCGTCGGCCCTGGCATCGAACACGGTATCGATCTTCAATCCCGTCCTGCCCCAGATCAATCCTGCGCAAGTACTCACCAGCAATTACACGGTCGGCAGCTACGACACGTTCGGCGCGTACCTGCAAGACACCGTTGCCTTCAGCGAGCAATGGAAGGCGTTGCTGGGAGTGCGCTACGACAGCTTCAGGCAAAAGGCCAACGGGGCCAATATCAATGTCAACAACGGCGTCGTCACCCCGTTCAACCTGGCGCGCACGGACACCGCCTACAGCCCGCGCGCCGGCCTGGTATGGCAGCCGACGGAAACCCAGTCCTACTATCTGTCGTGGAGCAAATCGTTCCAGCCGTCAGGTGAAAACTTCGCGCTGGCCGCCAGCAACGCCGACCTGGCGCCGGAAAACACTCGCAACACGGAAGTCGGCGCCAAATATGATTTCTGGGATAACCGCGCCAGTGCCACGGTCTCGGTGTTCCGCCTGGAACGTGACAACATCAAAACGACCGACCCCACTACCAACCGTGTCGTTCCGGTCGGCAAGCAACGTACCGACGGTATCGAACTGACCTTCAATGCCGACCTCAAGCAAGGCTGGAAAGTGGTGGCCGGCTACGCCTATCTGGATGCGAAGATCACCGATTCCATCGCCGTCGACGGCACCACCAACGTGCCCGGCACAGCAGGTACACAGCTCAACGTCCCCATCCAGGGCAAGAACGCCACCCTGACGCCCAAGCACAGCGCCAACCTGTGGGTGACCAAGGACCTGGGCAGCGGCTTCACCGTCGGCAGCGGCGCCAATGCCGTCGCGGCGCGCGCGGCCAACCCGGGCAACACGGTTCTGCTGCCGGGTTATGTGACCGCCGACGCCATGGCTGCCTACCGCACCGCCAAGTACGAGCTGCAGTTCAACGTCAATAACATCTTCAACACCGGCTACATCATCTCCGGCCACGGCTCCAGCCCCAACCTGAGCCTGCCGGGCGCGCCGCGCAGCTTCGCGCTGACGCTGCGCTACCACATGTGA